In a single window of the Pseudodesulfovibrio profundus genome:
- a CDS encoding DVU_1553 family AMP-dependent CoA ligase, producing the protein MAQSHLDHWLVRRMGWSGSRRPSSGEVRCWQMEQLRAVIEHARANSPFYGRTLAGFDVEAIRTAEDFSRLPMMTAGDLREYPEQLLCVSQDDIARVVTLHSSGTTGKPKRVFHTQDDLEATINFFDWGMRIMIGPGQTALVLMPGERTGGVGMLLAEALTRFGARCVPHGILEDGKAALDQIMAENASCIVGPAAHVNLIAYWWERLGMPKGRVQSVLLCWDAAPEAVVRNLERIFGCRVFRHWGMIETGLGGAVECEPGSGMHLREADVYLEIVDPDTGKLVPDGDVGEIVVSTPLRRGMPLIRYRTGDSGRILPDQCVCGSPMRRLDPHVSRISDGVPVGSNRLRLADLNETLYPISGLADFAVALSKDTLFVRVCGSAESGRRAHDALASMPVVAEANLAIEIEMNNDAAPAVPGLGKRQILDTEW; encoded by the coding sequence ATGGCGCAGTCTCATCTTGATCACTGGCTTGTCCGTCGAATGGGCTGGAGCGGGAGTCGCCGCCCCTCGTCAGGCGAGGTGCGCTGTTGGCAGATGGAACAACTACGGGCAGTTATTGAGCACGCTCGCGCCAACAGCCCCTTTTATGGTCGGACACTTGCCGGTTTTGATGTCGAGGCCATTCGGACAGCCGAAGACTTTTCGCGATTACCCATGATGACGGCAGGCGATCTTCGGGAATATCCTGAGCAACTCCTGTGCGTGTCGCAGGATGACATTGCACGGGTTGTCACCCTGCACAGCTCGGGCACGACAGGCAAGCCCAAGCGGGTTTTTCATACGCAGGACGACCTGGAAGCCACCATCAACTTTTTCGATTGGGGCATGCGCATCATGATTGGCCCCGGCCAGACCGCCCTTGTGTTGATGCCCGGAGAGCGGACCGGAGGGGTGGGGATGCTACTGGCAGAGGCGCTGACTCGGTTCGGAGCGCGCTGTGTTCCTCATGGCATTCTGGAAGACGGTAAAGCTGCGCTGGATCAAATCATGGCTGAAAATGCATCTTGTATCGTTGGTCCGGCGGCCCATGTGAACCTGATTGCATACTGGTGGGAGCGGCTGGGGATGCCAAAAGGCAGAGTCCAGTCGGTACTGTTATGCTGGGACGCGGCTCCTGAAGCGGTGGTGCGGAATTTGGAGCGGATATTTGGCTGTCGAGTGTTCCGCCATTGGGGAATGATTGAAACAGGCCTTGGCGGGGCGGTTGAATGTGAGCCGGGAAGCGGCATGCATCTGCGTGAGGCCGATGTCTACCTTGAGATTGTTGATCCCGATACGGGAAAGCTTGTCCCAGACGGTGACGTTGGGGAGATAGTCGTATCCACACCGCTTCGGCGGGGTATGCCGCTCATCCGCTACCGTACAGGAGACAGCGGAAGAATCCTGCCTGATCAATGCGTTTGTGGGAGTCCCATGCGTCGACTTGATCCGCATGTAAGCCGGATATCTGATGGCGTTCCGGTTGGTTCCAATCGTCTTAGGCTGGCCGATTTAAACGAAACGCTTTACCCTATTTCGGGCCTTGCTGATTTCGCAGTCGCTTTGAGCAAGGACACTCTTTTTGTGCGTGTTTGTGGAAGTGCAGAGTCTGGCAGGCGTGCGCATGATGCGCTTGCATCCATGCCTGTTGTAGCAGAGGCAAATCTGGCAATTGAAATCGAAATGAATAATGACGCTGCTCCGGCTGTGCCCGGCCTTGGCAAGCGGCAGATACTGGATACGGAGTGGTGA